Part of the Lates calcarifer isolate ASB-BC8 unplaced genomic scaffold, TLL_Latcal_v3 _unitig_2163_quiver_1531, whole genome shotgun sequence genome is shown below.
GTAGCTCAGTGTCTGTTTACTGAGCTGGAGAGTACttgagtacttttactcaagtaacaGAAGTACTTACTTCCATTCTTTTCAGGTATCAGCTTCTAAAATGTTCAGGCCTTTTTAAATCTTCTTTCTTCTGATTtgacattaaaacagttttaacttAATTTTCCAACATCAAACATTTTGTAACTCTGCTGCATCAAGTTTATTCTAagtgatttattattattattattatttattttaacaaccGACTCATTTTAATCCAGTAATCTATTAAACATGTAGTAAACTAACAGAGTAGTAGTTTTACTGTTATTTACTTTAACTGAAGGATCTGAGTGTTTCCTCCTGTTCAGTCACAAAATAAATCtcataataattattcataaagaattagaatttttatttttaaagtatcATCAGAGTTGATCTACAGAACCTCAGATTCTTCAAGAGACTGATAATAATTATTGAGTATTTTCAGTTGAGTAGAACTGCATACTGACTTTTagtagttttacttttacttgtgcAAAGAATCTAAATATTAATTCTCCTCCCAACCAGAGGTGACAGATCAGCTCTGAGCTCAGACTGAATCACTTATTGATCATTTATTGATCATTTATTGctgatttagtttttgtaaTCTGTAAATATcagaaacactgtgtgtgtgtgtgtgtgtgtgtgtgtgtgtgtgtgtagttgtgtccCTGCAGGTGAAGGTCGTCGGtcgtgccccccccccccaggatCCAGACCCTTCAGTGTAAACAGGTGCTCATCAGATTCCCATCAGTGGCAGAGAGGGAGGCGACCGAACACATGAAACCACAGCTGAAGATGTTTTGCGATGCTGAGCGGAGATAGGAACCTGAGGCGTGTGGTTTGGTGGGGGCGGGGGTGAGCTTCTCTTCCCAGATAAGGTGCAGCAGAGAGCGCAGCACCATCCAAACACTCAGGGACCTTTAACCCTTTAACTCCCGCTCCGTCAGTCAGGGTCAGACGActgaaggagaaaacaaaccTCCTCCCTCCAGGACTTTCTCCTCGTTGCCTCCTGAACACTGAACACGTTAACCACAGCCGCCGCCCACAGATACACCCGAGAGCTCGACGCCCCACCAACCCCTCAGCCCTCGAACCCCCCGGGCCTCATCTCCACCCACGACCGTCTCATCCTCACACGTCGTCTGAAACTCAGCACAGGATGTGAACGAGAAAATCTGAAgctcagacagaaacacaaaggtgTCGTTTCCAGGTAAAAACTAAAGCTAGCTGCTGAGTTAGCCACAGTTAGCCACAGTTAGCCTTAGCTAAAGTTAATCAAATCTGACTTTCATCTGATCTGAATATTCTGGTCTCTGATTAGCCTGAAAGGTCACATGATCTACCTGCCTACTGgtcctgctgcaggtggaggcctTAAGTCCTGGACCTTCACCTGAGGGAGCTCGGATTAGAAAGGTCTGAGCCTGAAGTTAATacctttatatttctgtttcagctctgtctgagaaaaccagcgcagcagcagagacgccatcatcactgtcatcatgGCGActgagctcctcctccaccttggGGCCGGATCAGGTGATCAGGGCGGTGTTGGACGAGGACGATGGCGTCCATTCTCTGACGATCAGTTTTcaaagagctgaaacagaaaaaaaacaaaagcttcaAACTTTGTTCAGAATCAGTCAAAGAGTTGAAGTGAATGTTGAGGTAACGAGAGCTGAACTCTTCTCCTTCTACCTGAGGACACCAGCTGATCGACCAGCTGATTGATCAGCTGACCGATCGGCTGGTCGATCAGCTGATTGATCCCAGCAGACAGTCAGTGTCTGTGGTGTCTGCAGTCAGTCTGGGCTCAGCTCCACAGGTCaaagtgtttctgcagctgcttgGTCGTTCTCCTGCTGtaacactgagacacagctcAGGTACTGCACCgtgtttcccagcatgcactgcttCACAACAGTCTTGCTGTGAAACCACCTGAGGCAGTGAGAGTAGGAAACAGAGCTAACCACGCtgaggcctgctgctgctgctgcacctgaCGAactcacaaacactgacatgtttaaAGACGCAGCAGCTgatgagaaaagaggaaataaatcagcagcaggtcactgtgcccccccccccagagGAACAGAAACATATGAGTTTGgatcagaaacaaaaatgaaactaagACGTGtcggaggaagaagaaggagccgttttctgtctgaacatgtttgtgtctcaggTCGTCGTCGGTCAGCTGACACAAAGGTGGCAGACTGTGGTCACATGTCCTGCTGTCACCTGAGGCCGAGCGCCCGAGGCCGAGCGCGTAGTAAACGAAGACGTGTTCGTTCTGGCCTCATTTGAAAACAAACCAGATCAGTTGAGTAGACAGGAAGTGGTTTGTAGGTTACTGGTTAGATTTTGCTGTTTGACAGAGGAAGACTGATGtttgactctgagctgcagcttcgACATCTGCAGCCGACATCTCTCTGAGGCATGGAGGAGTTTAACAGAGAGAAGACTTCACAGCACATGTTGTTCACAGAGTTTGATCTGAATGTGAAGAGGAATTTactctgttcatctgttcatctgcagcTTTTATATGATGAACAACTTTTACTTCTGAAATGATTTGGTTCATTCAGTCTGAAATCTACCACGTCAAGTTTAAACTGAGCAGCAACAGACACAGGTCTGACCCCCGTCTCTGCACAACTCTAGTCTCTGCAGGATTCTGCAGGACTCTGGACTCTGCAGGACTCTGCAGGACTCAGGTCTCTGcaggatgttttcagttttcttcctctcagaTTAAACATGGCTGATCCCTGATCAGTTCCACCACTGAGTCCAGACTGAGTCCAGACTGTGATACGAGCTGAGGCTGAACCTGGAGATGAGACTGATGAGACTCtgtgaacagcagcagtttgatgATGAGAGAGTTTTGTGTTAATAAAGAAATGATGACCTTCAGATGACCTTTCCCCTCGGCCTCGGAGGGGgcgtgtctgtgtttgattgacagcagctGATTAACGCTTATCTATGCACACAGTTtaactctgtctgttttctccagTCTCAGTTTAactttcttgtttcttgtttcttcaggacttttttattttcatcgtTAATTTAGTCGTCGTATTTAAACGTTTGCTCCTCACCGTTTGTGATTTCTGTTCACAGgtcatttctgtctgtgactCGTTGAGATTCAGGACTGgacatgttcatgtttgtaaGTTGGATGAGGAAGAGACTTTAGCAGGAATGTGGGTTGAAGCGATCTGATTGGCTGTAAGGAAACATGTTCTCTAACTTGTCTAAACATGTTCTTTATCTCCACATCAGCAGCAACATGACGACTGATGAGAAGTGGTGTTTGtttccacctgatgaatctaagtccagAGCAGAttcctgcaggactgatcctaaaaccaggaagtcagttagcatgttagcatgttagctcttcctgttgtcagtgtgtttctggttaaatgtctgaaataaggtctgtggttttaacacaagctcaagacattttcaggttttattctccaacataaaatgggtcagtaaatcccccactcctgatgtttgaagcttttacgtgtcttaaaaaaggcggttgctaacgagtgtctaaatgagactacagaggttgtcggggacgttaacatgaaaacccatctactcaccagtccacctttacagcctcgttgtgtttctactcacgctctttcaaactctcactaactttctaagaagaaaggcttttgtagaagagctcagagctaaatgaaatgaccagttggaagcttagtggtggagacgttgacgtcatgtgaccgtggtgtagttggtttatagcctaacattagcttcttacttcaaacatcagaacagtggtgttcatctgtgaagatgatctgatcaactaaacctgaaggatcagaaactttagctgctcactgtttattttctggaataatccaaaataCAATGAAcgagggaaccaggctgatgttGTTCCCTCTCTttgagctctgtgtttggtctcctccacctcctcagttaaatctctggctctttagctgctaaatgctccgtTATGTTCACCTGttgctctctgactgagtctgtctgctgtcaacAGGGATTTTAATTTCAGGTTAAACTGGAGTCAGTAACATGGCAGCAGTGTGTTTGATGGTGAGGCAGTTTGAAGTGTCCAGTAACTCCTCAGTCTCTCTGCTCAGAACCTGCTGTTTGCTGAACAAAGATGTTTTCTGATTTACAGAACATCCTGTGAGCAAAGAACTCAACTCACCCAACAACAcatcacccccctcccccttcctctgtAATGCTGGCcactccttcttcctctccctgctgAAGAAAAGCTGTCAGCTGGTGAGGCTGCAGGGTTATGAGAGAGCCGAGGAACAGGTGAGTTAGTCTGCAGCTGTGAGGAGACTGGGTGAGGCGATGCCGTTTGGCTGGAGGATCgctgaactgctgctgctgctgctgctgtcggcTGGAGCTCAGGCTCAGAGCGGAGATGGGGACACTGACATGGGTGAGAACATTTAAAACATCTATAGTACATGTGTGGCCTTTAATGGAAAATATGGATCTACAAAAAAGTGTCATCAATGTGTTGCACCAGTGTTTTTAGAATATATCTGAGAGGAATTACAGCACATGTGGTCCTGGACCTGAGCTTAAGACCTGATCCTGAGATGTTTTaagactgtaaacaaacagtcaAAGACTCAGGAGCAGAGAGTGTCTGAGACTGGGATTTGAAATCTCTGAGTGAGTTGACGGTTAATGCTTTGATTGACatgttataaataaatacatttaaaaaaaaagataatcattgttactgttatttaaaacacaatctGAAAAAACCTTGTCTGTAATTTAAGGTAATTTTAAGGTAACGAGccttgtgaaaaacaaaatccaaaagTAAAATCTGCATcattatttatcatcatcagcagaaacacagtgtttctgtttaatgaTCAGTGCAGATGATTTCAGACGCTCAGTAACAGTTTGATCAGAGTAAACACAGCtgttctgttttcactgtttctttctctgttgttttctgctcaGCCCGTAGTGAACTGTGGCTTTTCGTTTCAGCCTAAACTGAAGTCAGTAACATGGTGCAACAGTGTGGTTGAATGGTAATTTGATTAGATGAGGGGTTTCCTGTATCGGTGAGTTTACAGCTGATCGTCTCTGAGAGTAACCTGTCCAATAACTCATCTTCTccctgcacagaaacacaaacacaaacagcactgtTGACTCTGCTCTAACCTCTCAATACATCAGCTCCTACACAGCCATAATCAACTGCTTTACAGTGTGTTATGGATCTAGAAAGTCCATGAATTGTGCACAGAGAATTTTCtgtaaggcataaaaacaaaactaagagCGTAGACAGGCATCAGATGATGAACAGTTATTGATTTTcaaaacatttgcacattttccttttttcgATCAACTGATCGTCGAAGCTGTTGAAGggtttattttgtgttgatcgttgtgtgacagtgtgatagAGTTCATTATGGTGAGgatggaggaggcagagatgtAAGACACAGATTATAACTCACCTGTTTGACCCTGCTCTTTCTTCAGCTGCTTCCCTTTGGTCTCATAATTAAACAGAGTAGTTTCATTTTTACGCAGATGATGCACATTTCTATCTTCCTGTCAACGCCTCTGATTCTTGCAGTTTGCTCTGCTTTGAGGATAGAACCACAAGTGTTGGGTGTTCTCTAGCTCTATGATGTGTCCCCGACCTGGCTCGAGCCAGTTCAAATTCAACCAATACCAAACCTCCCACCAGATATATCAGATTTTTGATTTGAGTCTGAACTTTGACAATGTGATAACAGAAGTTATTCCAACTTGTTTTTATCAGTGAAGAAACATCTTTAAAATCAAACCATTTCTGTCAGAGAGTTGTTCACGTCTGTGTTTGATCCCATCTGGATCACAGTAAATGTCTATATTCTGTATCAATTTAACTGGAACGCATTACTCCATTTTATGGTTCATGTCATTCAGGTTCTCATTGTTTCCAAGTGTTGAATGGATCAACTCTAACGTcagttaaaaacacaacttaaaCTGGCTTTTAACTGTTCCCTGTGACTTTATTTCTCTTggatattatttttattatttaatttctgctttattttcttatgtCCTCTCATGTTAATCATTATTTATTCTTCCACTGTCCACTGTGAGTCCAGCAGTGTTACAGGAGTGCATTGTTAAATCAGTGGaaactgttttcctgtttttcctcagaGCCCAGAATCAGCTGCTGGTCTGATATCACGACAGGACAAAGCAGTCTGACCTGTGACCTGCTCGGAGGCAGGAACGACAATGAAGACGATGAAGACAATCATGAGGACGACAGCATCGAGAGAATGACCCTGtggtaaaacattttaaatgacatcaAGTGTTGTTCTGTACTGCAGGGATTTCTGTCGTTAATCAGAtctcctctgttcttctgtGGACAGCCGCACAGACTGCAGTCTGCAGGAAGAGAAGATACTGTGTGTGAATAGTTCTGGAGACACAATCAGATTCATTGACACACTTGTGGTTAATTTCAACCTGAGCGTCCACCTGAAGAGAGGAGGCAAGATTACAACAACCGTCGACCTGAAGAAAATAGGTAAatcctctctgcagctctgtgttcacTCATGTCCCATGTATCTACTGATGTTTTTCCAAACTTCAAGATGTTTCCTGACTCAGATATTAAACTCTGAGGTGGAATAAGTCCAGCAAGATGTAAGAGCACAAGAATACAGGATAGAAACATGGGTCAGAGTTCATCAGtttcttttgttcatttaaCTGAGACAGATCAGATTGAGCAGCATGAAAACACCAGATGACCCTCTGAGTCTGCTGTTGTCCTGCCTGTAGTTGTAGTCGTTTATGGTATCAACATATTGTCTTTTAGAGGACTAGCATTACACATTCTCTCtgttaaacagcagaaaaatcCCCAAAGAACAAAATCTTTGCTGCCATAGAATATGTGTTGCaattcacacattttaacattttttattttactttcagtttaattacagttcagtttctctttgttcctcagagtctgtcagtgtttataGTTGGAGTCACTGCCACCAAGTGGCCAAGAACAGAACAGTAAATGCAGCTCCTGCTGCCATGCTCAGGGTTTTTCTCTTGGTTTGGACCAAATGAACTGAATTACAGGtgatacagagacacacagcatACCTGACTGATCATTActgtctctttgttgtgttgttgctgcagttCGACCCAGAAGTCCTCATGTGTGGAACGTCACCTTCAACCAGGAAACGAACCAGGCCACCTTTCATATTCGGACTCCGTACAACAACGATTACCTGAGAGTAGACAATCAGCTCTTCCAGCTGCGCATCTGGACCACAGGCAATGAAATGGTAGATTTATTGATTTACTATATTGTTGTCCTTAATGTTACTCCGCTAACAGGAgttttcattgtgtttataGTGAGTTTATTCAGCACTAaggttagttcagtttaacctgcaggagtttctgaaggctgctacagcagaaataaattcatgatgactgaaaacaaagtttttactacagaaataaatcagagagaaaatcagcagagaatcccagctgtcacagatgatgagctcagaaagactgaaatctgaaaaatacTTTCCCAACATGGTCAACCCATCATCAGGCCTGTTTTATATTTGGGCCGACAGCAATTATTATTTCTACCTTTGTCCAGCGATGATTGAACTATCactgttatttctgtttgtccACAGGTTCAGAACGTCTCATCAGAGGACAACATGAAGATCGACATGGAACACCtctggaaaaacacagagtATCACGTCACAGTGCGATCCATCCCGGTGAAGCATCTACAGGGCAGCTGGAGCAAGTGGAGTCAACCCTACACTTTTCTTACACCACCTGGTAAAAACAACCGCTCCTGTGAATCTCTAGAGATAAGACAGAAGAGAATAATGATCTTATTTAGCcaagtcctgttttttttcttgctgcagGAGAAAAACTCCCAGTGGAGACGAGTGAACAACAGGAGACGCTGTACACTCTGATTGTGTGTCTCATTGCTTTAGTGGTGGTgattgtcagtgttgttttcttctggAAAAACAAGTACGACATCTCTGCTTTCTGGACAGAAAATCAGTGAAATGAcacatgctgtatttttttcttattaatctgtcttttcttttcccttcacAGAATATACACCTACATGTGGCCGAGCATCCCGCATCCTAAAGACACACTGGTGCAGATCTGCAAGCCAAATAAAGTGAGTTTTTACTTTGAGATTGAAGAAAATCAACAGCA
Proteins encoded:
- the LOC108892301 gene encoding interleukin-7 receptor subunit alpha, whose translation is MPFGWRIAELLLLLLLSAGAQAQSGDGDTDMEPRISCWSDITTGQSSLTCDLLGGRNDNEDDEDNHEDDSIERMTLCRTDCSLQEEKILCVNSSGDTIRFIDTLVVNFNLSVHLKRGGKITTTVDLKKIVRPRSPHVWNVTFNQETNQATFHIRTPYNNDYLRVDNQLFQLRIWTTGNEMVQNVSSEDNMKIDMEHLWKNTEYHVTVRSIPVKHLQGSWSKWSQPYTFLTPPGEKLPVETSEQQETLYTLIVCLIALVVVIVSVVFFWKNKIYTYMWPSIPHPKDTLVQICKPNKGLLLNFKPEVFSALKVYPMEKTEVQPCEETEPSVSPAAADDAQSTNPCSTQSSDCRSTTSVSTEELELSALLSRSSSDGEDSLQSTSPSPINDLRLGDGPRTPQPERNNGGNEGEVFGVSQQEEAYVTMSSFYQIK